The following DNA comes from Seriola aureovittata isolate HTS-2021-v1 ecotype China chromosome 15, ASM2101889v1, whole genome shotgun sequence.
aaatttcatagttGTCATTATAAACATGCGATGCATTAACACACAGCCTTTAAATGTAGTCTACTTTTCGCAGTCTTTTAGTGGCACTTAATGTTTTCCATaacaggaaacattttaagAGGGGCTAGTGGGTGTGCCGCTAACATGACTGTAACTGAAGAAAACTCAAGACATGTCATCGCTTGATCTATTGCAAGTCTAATCAGGGCTGTTAGCTATTGAAGCACTTAACCGCTTAACGTAGCATAACCATGAAAGGGCCATGAAAACCAGTTCATGTTTGTAGTGGCAGACATTCAAGTTGCATTGTAGCTGTAtggcatgtttattttttcatactATCTATTCCTACTTCCTGCTTTATATTTCCATGAGAAAGTGGAatctggttttggtttttgtttttggggaATTTCAGGGAGCGTTTTCAAGAATCTGGGCTCAGGTGGTGTATGTGGTCTTTTCCCTGACTCATTGCATTTTGCATTCACAGTTGACAAGATGTTTTTTGCCAAGAAATTTATCGGCGGCATCATTGATGTTGTAAGGTAAGAATCTGCACAGAGTACCTgctcaagcaaaacaaaaatttaGTTTGTGGTTTAAGTTGTCATTTCATCTGCTGTCCTGTCTTTGTAGCAACATCGACCCAGCCCAGTTTGTGCCCTCTGAACCTGTGAGTGACAGTCATTACTTCACCAGCTCTATCTGCCTGTCACTGTACTGCTAACTCTAGGTGATTACACAGTTTGTaatttctgctgctgcctttttCCCACAGCCTCCACCACGCAGGCCACTTGCATATGCAGAGCAGCATGAGAGTGACGAAGAGAAACAGTTCCGCAGAGTCTTTCAGCAACTTGCTGGAGATGTGAGTCTTATGTCTGCCTGTATTTCTCTTTGAATGTCTGGTGCTCTCTGCCGTAACCACACTATTTATTCCATTTCATTGACATAAGAAAATTTAAGTCAACAGACAGATTTCACTGTTTAAAGACTGTTTCTCTGTCATCCATCGTGTTACACCGTACAGTTGTGTGCCTGTGAAGCTTTCCTTAACACTGTttaatatttgtcatatagGACATGGAAGTGAGCCCAACTGAGCTGATGAACATCctaaataaaatcatttcaaagcGTAAGACATGCTTGCATTTGTCATATTGAGAGTCTATCTCTTACACATCCTTGTATGTAGTTCTGCCATTTCTTGTTTTGATTCAGTCCTTTGTAGTGTTTACACATTCCTAATtagtgtatgtttgtattttgcGTATATACAAACTGCTCAATGACTGTTTCCTCTTATATTTCAGGTGGAGATCTGAAGACCGATGGTTTCAGCATTGAGTCTTGCAGGAGCATGGTGGCAGTCATGGATGTATCCTGTCTATTATTAGCAGGCTGTGTTGTGTAGCTGACAGTGACtacacagtaaaaatacacaGGACAGAACAAATACATAGGCAGTTCACTATAGAAAGAGACGTGTTGGCTCACCACACTCCATCACACCCACAGCTCATTAAGGTTGAGGACATACATTGTAATATTGAGGCAAATAACTGCCATGATTTGGCCATTGAAACAGATTTTCACAGATGGACCAAGCCTGCGTTCATTTTTTCCTGTGGCACTGGATAGTCAGGTTTAATGACCTTGAAACTGGGCATGTATCAGATTCCCTCAGGCATGCTAAAAAACCAAGGGGCCCTGTTCAATCAAAAGGTcaatctttatatattttttatttgtaagcaACTTTAATTGCATATTTGTCTAGAAAACTGTGTGAATGTAGCTACATGGGAGTCATGTGATCCTTGGCTGCGGTGTCAGACTAAAGTTGGCATTAGTTCCCCACAGCTCTGAACCACACAAATGAGGAAAGCACGTACAGTAAAAGTACACCTTGGGCAAATACAGCGTGCCCATAAGTAATGCAACTGTGTATCTAAGCTGGAGTTAAAGAAGAAGACTGTTGCCTGTTGTCCTTAATGCAGTTTCAGAGTGACAGCACTGGAAAACTCGGC
Coding sequences within:
- the capns1a gene encoding calpain small subunit 1a, which produces MFFAKKFIGGIIDVVSNIDPAQFVPSEPPPPRRPLAYAEQHESDEEKQFRRVFQQLAGDDMEVSPTELMNILNKIISKRGDLKTDGFSIESCRSMVAVMDSDSTGKLGFHEFKHLWNNIKKWQAMYKSYDTDGSGVIGADELPNAFRAAGFPLNDQLFEMIIRRYSDESGNMDFDNYIGCLVRLDAMCRAFKTLDKDNNGTIKVNVQEWLQLTMYS